In one window of Sandaracinaceae bacterium DNA:
- a CDS encoding S-(hydroxymethyl)glutathione dehydrogenase/class III alcohol dehydrogenase, which produces MKSRAAVAFAAGKPLEIVEIDVAPPQKGEVLVKITHTGVCHTDAFTLSGDDPEGIFPAVLGHEGGGVVVEVGEGVTSLAKGDRVIPLYTAECRECKFCKSGKTNLCQAVRATQGKGLMPDGTSRFSYEGKPIFHYMGCSTFSEYTVVPEISLAKVNDQAPLEKVCLLGCGVTTGIGAVHNTAKVKAGDSVAVFGLGGIGLAVIVGAKQAQAGRIVAVDINPSKFELAKQLGATDCINPKDYDGRPIQEVIVELTDGGVDFSFECIGNVEVMRAALECCHKGWGESVIIGVAGAGQEIKTRPFQLVTGRVWRGTAFGGVRGRTELPGMVEQAMRGELDLDPFITHTLPLERINEAFDLMHAGESIRTVIHFDR; this is translated from the coding sequence ATGAAGAGTCGCGCCGCTGTCGCCTTTGCCGCTGGCAAGCCCCTCGAGATCGTCGAGATCGACGTCGCCCCGCCCCAGAAGGGCGAGGTGCTGGTCAAGATCACGCACACCGGCGTGTGCCACACAGACGCCTTCACGCTCAGCGGGGACGACCCGGAGGGCATCTTCCCGGCCGTGCTCGGGCACGAGGGCGGCGGCGTGGTGGTCGAGGTCGGCGAGGGTGTGACCAGCCTGGCCAAGGGCGACCGCGTCATCCCGCTCTACACAGCCGAGTGTCGCGAGTGCAAGTTCTGCAAGAGCGGCAAGACCAACCTGTGTCAGGCGGTGCGCGCCACGCAGGGGAAGGGCCTCATGCCGGACGGGACGTCGCGCTTCTCGTACGAGGGCAAGCCCATCTTCCACTACATGGGCTGCAGCACGTTCAGCGAGTACACGGTCGTGCCGGAGATCTCGCTCGCCAAGGTCAACGACCAGGCCCCGCTCGAGAAGGTCTGCCTGCTGGGCTGCGGCGTCACCACTGGCATCGGCGCGGTGCACAACACCGCCAAGGTGAAGGCGGGAGACAGCGTCGCCGTGTTCGGCCTGGGCGGCATCGGGCTGGCCGTGATCGTGGGCGCCAAGCAGGCGCAGGCGGGGCGCATCGTCGCGGTGGACATCAACCCCAGCAAGTTCGAGCTGGCCAAGCAGCTGGGCGCCACCGACTGCATCAACCCGAAGGACTACGACGGGCGACCCATCCAGGAGGTGATCGTCGAGCTCACCGACGGCGGCGTCGACTTCAGCTTCGAGTGCATCGGCAACGTGGAGGTCATGCGCGCGGCGCTCGAGTGCTGCCACAAGGGCTGGGGCGAGAGCGTCATCATCGGCGTGGCGGGCGCGGGCCAGGAGATCAAGACGCGGCCGTTCCAGCTGGTGACCGGGCGCGTCTGGCGCGGCACCGCCTTCGGCGGCGTGCGCGGGCGCACCGAGCTGCCGGGCATGGTGGAGCAGGCCATGCGCGGAGAGTTGGACCTCGACCCGTTCATCACGCACACGCTGCCGCTCGAGCGCATCAACGAGGCCTTCGACCTGATGCACGCGGGCGAGTCCATCCGCACCGTCATCCACTTCGATCGCTGA
- the fghA gene encoding S-formylglutathione hydrolase — MERIESHKQFGGVQEVYQHTSESLGGDARVGVYLPPQAAAGPCPVLYFLAGLTCTEQNFITKAGAQRFAAEHGIILVAPDTSPRGKGVPDDDAYDLGQGAGFYLNATQEPWATHFHMYDYVAQELPAWVAANFPVSDRRAIMGHSMGGHGALVVALKNPGMFRSASAFAPIVAPTQVPWGHKAFTAYLGEDTALWREWDTCELVATATEKVPLLVDQGTADNFLDAQLQPERLTAACERAQHPLTLRMQEGYDHSYYFISSFVGDHVAFHAQHLRG; from the coding sequence ATGGAACGCATCGAGTCCCACAAGCAGTTCGGAGGCGTGCAGGAGGTCTACCAGCACACGTCCGAGTCCCTCGGCGGCGACGCGCGCGTGGGCGTCTACCTGCCGCCCCAGGCGGCGGCGGGCCCCTGCCCGGTGCTGTACTTCCTGGCCGGTCTGACCTGCACCGAGCAGAACTTCATCACCAAGGCGGGGGCACAGCGCTTCGCGGCCGAGCACGGCATCATCCTCGTGGCACCGGACACCAGCCCGCGCGGCAAGGGCGTGCCCGACGACGACGCCTACGACCTCGGGCAGGGCGCGGGTTTCTACCTGAACGCCACGCAGGAGCCGTGGGCCACGCACTTTCACATGTACGACTACGTCGCGCAGGAGCTGCCCGCGTGGGTGGCGGCGAACTTCCCGGTGAGCGACCGGCGCGCGATCATGGGGCACTCCATGGGCGGCCACGGCGCGCTCGTGGTCGCACTGAAGAACCCGGGCATGTTCCGGAGCGCATCGGCCTTTGCGCCCATCGTCGCGCCCACGCAGGTCCCGTGGGGCCACAAGGCCTTCACAGCGTACTTGGGCGAGGACACGGCGCTGTGGAGGGAGTGGGACACGTGCGAGTTGGTCGCGACCGCGACCGAGAAGGTGCCGCTCTTGGTGGATCAGGGCACGGCCGACAACTTCCTCGACGCGCAGCTGCAGCCCGAGCGCCTCACGGCCGCGTGCGAGCGCGCGCAACACCCGCTGACGCTGCGCATGCAAGAGGGCTACGACCACAGCTACTACTTCATCAGCTCGTTCGTGGGCGACCACGTCGCGTTCCACGCGCAGCACCTGCGGGGCTGA
- a CDS encoding alpha/beta hydrolase fold domain-containing protein, translated as MSTARTHQRSTRHSASTRLAASLAALTLALCAGCGDDEANPAAALGEPDVSGWDSTAALTLSPGTPPSGFEDLDATYYDGVPCGPFAETVVDLFVPTGLTAPAPLVLFFHGGGFTGGSRTNAYGGSVGDDLRALVDAGVIYGTADYRLLQEPDAEGVIKPMHDGQVCLQYLRLHAEELGLDPTRVVVMGVSAGAGLSLWLGTASELAVRNHPEPVLRESTRVSGVVALETQATYDLGRWDTDVFVEYNFDLLGLAAAIGLDGRLLAFYGITELEDFDSPETLRYRAAVDMLGLMSHDDPPIFVRNENTPVSRPLTPDVAFHHPDHARAVHDRAVEVGVPVVAYAHGRDLVDPSGETVVDFSLRVLDVQAP; from the coding sequence GTGTCCACCGCACGAACCCACCAGCGAAGCACCCGCCACTCCGCATCCACTCGGCTCGCCGCCTCCCTCGCGGCCCTGACCCTCGCCTTGTGCGCGGGCTGCGGTGACGACGAAGCCAACCCCGCCGCGGCGCTCGGCGAACCCGACGTGTCCGGCTGGGACAGTACGGCGGCCCTCACCCTCTCCCCCGGCACGCCCCCGAGTGGCTTCGAAGACCTCGACGCCACCTACTACGACGGCGTCCCCTGCGGCCCGTTCGCGGAGACCGTCGTGGACCTCTTCGTGCCCACGGGTCTCACGGCCCCCGCCCCCCTGGTGCTGTTCTTCCATGGCGGCGGGTTCACCGGCGGCTCGCGCACCAACGCCTACGGGGGTAGCGTCGGCGACGACCTGCGCGCCCTGGTGGACGCGGGCGTCATCTACGGCACCGCCGACTACCGCCTGCTGCAAGAGCCCGACGCCGAGGGCGTGATCAAGCCCATGCACGACGGACAGGTGTGCCTGCAGTACCTGCGCCTGCACGCGGAGGAGCTGGGGCTGGACCCCACGCGCGTGGTGGTCATGGGCGTCTCGGCCGGCGCCGGCTTGAGCCTGTGGCTGGGCACGGCCAGCGAGCTCGCCGTCCGGAACCACCCGGAGCCCGTGCTGCGAGAGTCCACGCGGGTCAGCGGGGTGGTCGCGCTCGAGACGCAGGCCACGTACGACCTGGGGCGCTGGGACACCGACGTGTTCGTGGAGTACAACTTCGACCTCCTGGGCCTGGCCGCCGCCATCGGCCTCGACGGAAGGCTGCTCGCGTTCTACGGCATCACCGAGCTCGAGGACTTCGACTCGCCGGAGACGCTGCGCTACCGCGCCGCCGTCGACATGCTGGGCCTGATGAGCCACGACGACCCGCCGATCTTCGTACGCAACGAGAACACCCCCGTGTCGCGCCCGCTCACGCCCGACGTGGCGTTCCACCACCCGGACCACGCACGCGCCGTGCACGACCGCGCCGTCGAGGTGGGCGTCCCCGTGGTGGCGTACGCCCATGGGCGCGACCTGGTGGACCCGAGCGGCGAGACGGTGGTGGACTTCTCGCTGCGTGTGCTGGACGTCCAGGCCCCCTGA
- a CDS encoding HlyD family efflux transporter periplasmic adaptor subunit produces MSERASLRRNLRYLVYALLAVGFVAAVYTASQPKPQPVDTALVTQGRLVVVVEDDGRTRVSDRYTVSAPIAGSLARIALEPGDAVAADDVVAHLNAMEVGLLDPRARAQAEASLAAAVASQARVRAEVARAETAAQFAEREQARVDGLVNSGGVARAVVDRAHYEATSAQEALSSARFAARVADHEVRVVRASLSREGTDGDVLPLLSPVEGVVLRVFAESAGVVQAGQPLLEIGDPRRLEVVVDVLTTEAVAVEVGDSVELVRWGGEGSLHGRVRVKEPSAFTTRSALGVEEQRVRVVIELQDTPEARAGLADGYRVEARIEVDAADDVLRVPSSALFRDGDGWAAYVVRDGVARKVALTLGLENPDAAEVQSGLHEGDVVIVHPGDSIHDGALVTRRP; encoded by the coding sequence ATGAGTGAACGCGCAAGCCTCCGCCGCAACCTCCGCTACCTCGTCTACGCGCTGCTCGCCGTAGGCTTCGTGGCCGCCGTCTACACGGCCTCGCAGCCCAAGCCACAGCCCGTCGATACGGCGCTGGTCACGCAGGGGCGGCTGGTGGTCGTGGTCGAGGACGACGGGCGCACGCGGGTCAGCGACCGCTACACCGTGTCGGCGCCCATCGCGGGCTCGCTCGCGCGCATCGCCCTCGAGCCCGGGGACGCGGTCGCCGCGGACGACGTGGTGGCGCACCTGAACGCCATGGAGGTGGGCCTCTTGGACCCCCGTGCGCGGGCTCAGGCCGAGGCCAGCCTGGCCGCGGCGGTCGCGAGCCAAGCGCGCGTGCGGGCCGAGGTCGCACGCGCCGAGACGGCCGCGCAGTTCGCGGAGCGCGAGCAGGCCCGCGTGGATGGCCTCGTGAACTCTGGCGGCGTGGCGCGCGCCGTCGTGGACCGCGCTCACTACGAAGCGACGAGCGCCCAGGAGGCGCTATCGAGCGCCCGCTTCGCCGCGCGCGTGGCCGACCACGAGGTGCGCGTGGTGCGTGCCTCCCTCAGCCGTGAGGGCACGGACGGAGACGTCTTGCCGTTGCTGTCGCCCGTGGAGGGCGTGGTACTCCGCGTCTTCGCCGAGAGCGCGGGCGTGGTGCAGGCGGGTCAGCCGCTGCTCGAGATCGGCGACCCCCGGCGGCTCGAGGTGGTCGTGGACGTGCTCACCACGGAGGCCGTCGCCGTCGAGGTCGGCGACTCGGTCGAGCTGGTGCGCTGGGGCGGCGAGGGCAGCCTGCACGGGCGGGTGCGCGTGAAGGAACCCTCGGCGTTCACGACGCGCAGCGCGCTGGGCGTGGAGGAGCAGCGCGTGCGCGTGGTGATCGAGCTGCAGGACACCCCCGAGGCGCGCGCCGGGCTGGCAGACGGCTACCGCGTGGAAGCCCGCATCGAGGTCGACGCGGCGGACGACGTGCTCCGCGTTCCGTCGAGCGCGCTCTTCCGTGACGGTGACGGGTGGGCCGCCTACGTGGTGCGCGACGGCGTGGCCCGTAAGGTCGCGCTCACCCTGGGCCTCGAGAACCCCGACGCGGCCGAGGTGCAGAGTGGCCTGCACGAGGGAGACGTGGTCATCGTCCACCCCGGCGACAGCATCCACGACGGCGCGCTGGTCACACGGCGCCCGTGA